DNA from bacterium:
CTTATCGTGTTACTCTCATTCCTGGCGATGGCACTGGTCCGGAAATTGTTGAGGCGACGAAAAAAGTAATCGATGCGACCGGGGTCAAGATCGATTGGGAAGAAGTTCAAGCCGGTGAAGTAGCGCTTGAACAATTTGGCAC
Protein-coding regions in this window:
- a CDS encoding isocitrate/isopropylmalate family dehydrogenase; protein product: MAYRVTLIPGDGTGPEIVEATKKVIDATGVKIDWEEVQAGEVALEQFGT